One stretch of Paenibacillus sp. DNA includes these proteins:
- the greA gene encoding transcription elongation factor GreA: protein MANEEIILTPEGLQKLKDELEELKTVKRAELASRLKTAISYGDLRENSEYHSAKDDQAFMETRILTIEHILRKARVVSSIDTSAVQVGSTVTLLDVEFDETIDYQIVGPSEADVSQNKISYESPLGQALMGKTVGETITVNAPAGEIAYKLLDIKVS from the coding sequence ATGGCGAACGAAGAAATCATCTTGACCCCGGAAGGATTGCAAAAGCTGAAGGATGAGCTCGAAGAATTGAAAACGGTCAAGCGCGCCGAATTGGCAAGCCGCCTAAAAACGGCGATCAGCTACGGCGACCTGCGGGAGAACAGCGAGTATCATTCGGCGAAAGACGACCAAGCCTTCATGGAAACGAGGATTTTGACGATCGAGCATATTTTGCGGAAAGCGCGCGTCGTCAGCAGCATCGACACTTCTGCGGTGCAGGTCGGCTCGACCGTTACGTTGCTCGACGTCGAATTCGACGAAACGATCGATTACCAAATCGTCGGCCCGTCCGAAGCGGACGTGTCGCAAAACAAAATTTCGTACGAAAGCCCGCTCGGGCAAGCGCTGATGGGCAAGACGGTCGGCGAAACGATCACGGTCAACGCCCCCGCGGGCGAGATCGCCTACAAGCTGCTCGATATTAAAGTATCGTAA
- a CDS encoding class I SAM-dependent rRNA methyltransferase, which produces MATLVLKSSRKKRLEAGHPWIYKNEVERIDGEPEPGGIAEVTDHRGKFLASAYVNPASQMIGRVVSYGKLERMDKAFFVERFRACLGVRERFVEDPRYCRIVYGEADFLPGLTVDRFGDTLVLQIVTLGMDRVRGDIVEALVDVFAPKTIYERSDVGVRALEGLEERTGTLYGEEPPESLVIRENGLELEVDVVRGQKTGYFYDQRENRAAIRPLMTGWGRRSGIELREVAEPDGTTRVAPVNANGKEVTFPYWDGATVLECFSHTGSFTLHACKYGAKKVTCLDISEHAIETARRNVERNGFSERVEFVVANAFDYLREQVRALEERTARAKAGEAGAKVDTSKPLPAGAGRTWDVVILDPPAFAKTKGAVEGACRGYKDINLHGMKLVNEGGYLVTASCSYHVRPDVFLSTIHAAAADAGKVLRLVEFRGAGKDHPQLLGVDEGNYLKFAIFEVRSR; this is translated from the coding sequence GTGGCGACATTAGTATTGAAATCGTCCCGGAAAAAACGGCTGGAAGCGGGACATCCATGGATTTATAAAAACGAGGTCGAGCGGATCGACGGCGAGCCGGAGCCGGGCGGCATCGCCGAGGTGACGGATCACCGCGGCAAATTTCTCGCCTCCGCTTACGTCAACCCCGCCTCGCAAATGATCGGACGCGTCGTCTCCTACGGGAAGCTCGAGCGGATGGACAAAGCGTTCTTCGTCGAACGGTTCCGCGCATGCCTCGGCGTGCGCGAGCGCTTCGTCGAAGATCCGCGATATTGCCGGATCGTATACGGCGAGGCCGATTTCCTGCCGGGGCTGACGGTCGACCGGTTCGGCGACACGCTCGTGCTGCAAATCGTGACGCTCGGCATGGACCGCGTCCGCGGCGACATCGTCGAAGCGCTCGTCGACGTGTTCGCGCCGAAGACGATCTATGAGCGCAGCGACGTCGGCGTCCGCGCGCTGGAAGGGCTGGAGGAGCGGACCGGCACGCTGTACGGCGAGGAGCCGCCGGAGTCGCTCGTCATCCGCGAGAACGGGCTCGAGCTCGAGGTCGACGTCGTCCGCGGACAGAAGACGGGATATTTTTACGACCAGCGCGAAAACCGGGCGGCCATACGCCCGCTCATGACCGGCTGGGGCCGCCGCAGCGGCATCGAGCTGCGCGAAGTCGCGGAGCCGGACGGCACGACGCGCGTCGCGCCCGTGAACGCGAACGGCAAAGAGGTGACGTTCCCGTACTGGGACGGCGCCACGGTGCTGGAATGCTTCTCGCATACGGGGAGCTTCACGCTGCACGCGTGCAAATACGGGGCGAAGAAGGTGACGTGCCTCGACATTTCGGAGCACGCGATCGAGACGGCGCGCCGGAACGTCGAGCGCAACGGCTTTAGCGAGCGCGTCGAATTCGTCGTCGCGAACGCGTTCGATTATTTGCGCGAGCAGGTGCGCGCTCTGGAGGAGCGGACGGCGCGTGCGAAGGCGGGCGAAGCCGGGGCGAAGGTGGACACATCGAAGCCGCTGCCCGCGGGCGCGGGGCGGACGTGGGACGTCGTCATCCTCGACCCGCCGGCGTTCGCGAAGACGAAGGGCGCGGTGGAAGGCGCCTGCCGCGGGTACAAGGACATCAACCTGCACGGGATGAAGCTCGTTAACGAGGGCGGATACCTCGTGACGGCGAGCTGCTCGTATCACGTGCGGCCGGACGTGTTTCTGTCGACGATCCACGCGGCGGCCGCGGACGCGGGCAAGGTGCTGCGGCTCGTCGAGTTCCGCGGCGCCGGCAAGGACCATCCGCAGCTGCTCGGCGTCGACGAGGGCAACTATTTGAAGTTCGCGATTTTCGAGGTGCGGAGCCGATAA
- a CDS encoding Na/Pi symporter: MLQELALPFALGLAVFVFGMKAMEIGLHDWAGPFLSGLLRRFTSSPLRGLVAGTLATTALQSSDAVTVITIGLVNAGVLTFRQTLGIVLGANVGASLTADMLGLDMTAQALPMLLAAGSCWFLCLLIQRLRRGDGTSRAVRAAVPLRHLSLTVCGFASVLIGMERMYRIVPELQSRGLFVWFLERAQDSLALGLAAGAFVTAIIQSSAATITVAMGLASVQAISVELGIAIVLGANIGTCSTALLACIGGTRAGQYVAWSHILLNLGGSLLFFPFIAELAALSAIGTESPYDQIARAQTLFNAICSLIALPLCYIGVNTYRKRRKLR; the protein is encoded by the coding sequence ATGCTGCAAGAGCTCGCGCTGCCGTTCGCTCTCGGGCTCGCCGTCTTCGTGTTCGGCATGAAGGCGATGGAAATCGGCCTGCACGATTGGGCCGGCCCGTTCCTCTCCGGCCTGCTGCGCCGGTTCACGAGCTCGCCGTTACGCGGACTCGTCGCCGGCACGCTCGCCACGACGGCGCTCCAATCGAGCGACGCCGTCACCGTCATCACGATCGGCCTCGTCAACGCCGGCGTCCTGACGTTCCGCCAGACGCTCGGCATCGTGCTCGGCGCCAACGTCGGCGCGAGCCTCACCGCGGACATGCTCGGTCTCGACATGACCGCGCAGGCGCTGCCGATGCTGCTCGCCGCAGGCAGCTGCTGGTTCCTCTGCCTGCTGATCCAGCGGCTGCGCCGCGGCGACGGCACGTCGCGAGCAGTGCGGGCCGCGGTGCCGCTGCGCCATTTGTCCCTCACCGTCTGCGGCTTCGCCAGCGTCTTGATCGGCATGGAGCGCATGTATAGAATCGTGCCGGAGCTGCAGTCGCGCGGCTTGTTCGTCTGGTTTCTCGAACGGGCGCAGGACAGCCTCGCCTTAGGGCTCGCCGCGGGCGCCTTCGTCACCGCCATCATCCAGTCGAGCGCCGCGACGATAACCGTCGCGATGGGCCTCGCCTCCGTCCAAGCGATATCCGTCGAGCTCGGCATCGCGATCGTGCTCGGCGCCAACATCGGCACATGCTCGACGGCGCTGCTCGCCTGCATCGGCGGCACGCGGGCCGGCCAATACGTCGCTTGGTCGCATATTTTGCTCAACCTCGGCGGCAGCCTGCTTTTCTTCCCGTTCATCGCCGAGCTCGCCGCGCTGTCGGCCATCGGCACCGAATCGCCTTACGACCAAATCGCCCGCGCCCAAACGTTGTTCAACGCGATCTGCTCGCTGATCGCGCTGCCGCTGTGCTACATCGGGGTCAATACGTACCGGAAGCGTCGGAAGCTTCGCTAG
- the deoC gene encoding deoxyribose-phosphate aldolase, with amino-acid sequence MSFEVKHIEKYIDHTYLKPDATTAEIDKLCGEAKTYGFYSVCVNGAWVAHCAKALEGTGVKVAAVVGFPLGAMSSEAKAFEAAAAAKQGAAEIDMVLPIGWLLEGRHDDVRADIKAVVDAVKGQSIVKVIFETGFLTREQIQIACVLSEEAGAHFVKTSTGFGPGGATVEHVELMRASVSPSVGVKASGGVRDYETAVKMILAGASRLGTSSGVAIVAGGASEASDASGTY; translated from the coding sequence ATGAGCTTCGAAGTGAAACATATCGAAAAATATATCGACCATACATACTTAAAGCCGGACGCGACGACGGCCGAGATCGACAAGCTGTGCGGCGAGGCGAAAACATACGGCTTCTACAGCGTGTGCGTCAACGGAGCCTGGGTGGCGCATTGCGCTAAGGCGCTCGAGGGGACGGGCGTGAAGGTGGCGGCGGTCGTCGGCTTTCCGCTCGGGGCGATGAGCTCCGAGGCGAAAGCGTTCGAGGCGGCGGCGGCGGCGAAGCAGGGCGCGGCCGAAATCGATATGGTGCTGCCGATCGGGTGGCTGCTGGAGGGCCGCCATGACGACGTGCGGGCGGACATCAAGGCGGTCGTCGACGCGGTGAAGGGGCAATCAATCGTGAAGGTCATTTTCGAAACGGGGTTCCTCACCCGCGAGCAGATTCAAATCGCTTGCGTGCTGTCGGAGGAAGCCGGAGCGCATTTCGTCAAAACGTCGACGGGCTTCGGTCCGGGCGGGGCGACGGTCGAGCACGTCGAGCTGATGCGCGCGAGCGTGTCGCCGTCGGTCGGCGTCAAGGCGTCGGGCGGCGTGCGCGATTACGAGACGGCGGTCAAAATGATCCTGGCCGGCGCGAGCCGGCTCGGGACGAGCTCCGGCGTCGCGATCGTCGCGGGCGGCGCTAGCGAAGCTTCCGACGCTTCCGGTACGTATTGA
- a CDS encoding NUDIX hydrolase: protein MKEISAGGVVFRKHDGRIEIQLIQDRYGRTSLPKGKMEPGETVEQTALREILEETGIRGTIREPLALIQYQYKHPDKGLVDKEVHYYLVEASEGELVAQVEEIRGVDWFEPLAAWEKQKASGYDNNDDILRRALVKLGIPVEEDEA from the coding sequence ATGAAGGAAATATCCGCCGGAGGCGTCGTCTTCCGCAAGCACGACGGACGCATCGAAATACAGTTGATCCAAGACCGCTACGGCCGGACTTCGCTGCCGAAGGGCAAAATGGAGCCGGGAGAAACCGTCGAGCAAACGGCGCTTCGGGAGATTCTCGAGGAAACCGGCATTCGCGGCACGATCCGCGAACCGCTCGCGCTGATTCAATACCAGTACAAGCATCCGGACAAAGGCCTCGTCGATAAAGAAGTGCATTACTATTTGGTTGAGGCGTCGGAAGGCGAGCTCGTGGCGCAAGTCGAAGAAATTCGCGGCGTCGATTGGTTCGAGCCGCTCGCGGCGTGGGAGAAACAAAAAGCTTCGGGGTACGATAATAACGACGATATTCTGCGCAGGGCGCTCGTCAAGCTCGGAATTCCCGTCGAGGAGGATGAAGCATGA
- the mtaB gene encoding tRNA (N(6)-L-threonylcarbamoyladenosine(37)-C(2))-methylthiotransferase MtaB, whose amino-acid sequence MPTVAFHTLGCKVNFYDTEAIWQLFKNEGYEQVDFESKTADVYVINTCTVTNTGDKKSRQIIRRAVRRNPDAVIAVTGCYAQTSPAEIMAIPGVDLVIGTQGRGEIIHLVNEVMEKRQPINAVRNIMKTRQFEELDVPDFADRTRAFLKIQEGCNNFCTFCIIPWSRGLLRSREPESVIKQARMLVEAGYKEIVLTGIHTAGYGEDLENYNFAALLRDLAEVDGIERLRISSIEASQITDEVIDVLMSSPKFCRHLHVPLQAGDDAVLKRMRRKYTTAEYAERIARIRERWPEVAITTDVIVGFPGETDEMFETGFRFMQEIGFSEMHVFPYSKRTGTPAARMEDQVDEELKNERVHKLIDLSESMQLAYARKFVGEELSVIPEREAKGAEGQGLLSGYTDNYLQVVFPGDSSLIGQVVKVRVLEAGVNECKGERIAEPALPGAASF is encoded by the coding sequence ATGCCGACAGTGGCGTTTCATACGTTAGGCTGCAAAGTAAACTTTTACGATACCGAAGCGATCTGGCAGCTGTTCAAGAACGAAGGCTACGAACAGGTCGACTTCGAATCGAAGACGGCGGACGTGTACGTCATCAACACGTGCACCGTCACGAACACGGGCGACAAGAAAAGCCGCCAAATCATCCGGCGCGCCGTGCGCCGCAATCCGGACGCGGTCATCGCCGTGACGGGCTGCTACGCGCAGACGTCGCCGGCGGAAATTATGGCCATTCCGGGGGTCGATCTCGTCATCGGCACGCAAGGGCGGGGCGAGATCATCCATTTGGTCAACGAAGTGATGGAGAAGCGCCAGCCGATCAACGCGGTGCGCAACATCATGAAGACGCGCCAATTCGAGGAGCTCGACGTGCCGGACTTCGCGGATCGGACGCGGGCGTTCCTGAAAATTCAGGAAGGCTGCAACAATTTCTGCACGTTCTGCATCATTCCGTGGTCGCGGGGTCTGCTGCGTTCCCGGGAACCGGAGAGCGTCATTAAGCAGGCGCGTATGCTTGTCGAAGCGGGCTACAAAGAGATCGTGCTGACGGGCATTCATACGGCGGGCTACGGCGAAGATTTGGAAAACTACAATTTCGCGGCGCTGCTGCGCGACCTCGCGGAGGTCGACGGCATCGAGCGGCTGCGCATTTCTTCGATCGAAGCGAGCCAAATTACGGACGAGGTCATCGACGTGCTCATGAGCTCGCCGAAGTTTTGCCGCCATCTGCACGTGCCGCTGCAGGCGGGTGACGACGCGGTGCTGAAGCGGATGCGACGCAAATATACGACGGCCGAATACGCGGAGCGGATCGCCCGCATTCGCGAGCGCTGGCCGGAAGTGGCGATCACGACGGACGTCATCGTCGGCTTCCCCGGCGAAACGGACGAAATGTTCGAAACCGGCTTCCGGTTCATGCAAGAGATCGGCTTTTCCGAAATGCACGTCTTCCCGTATTCGAAGCGGACCGGCACGCCGGCGGCGCGGATGGAGGATCAGGTGGACGAAGAGCTGAAAAACGAGCGCGTCCACAAGCTGATCGACTTGTCCGAATCGATGCAGCTCGCGTACGCCCGGAAGTTCGTCGGCGAGGAGCTGTCGGTCATTCCGGAGCGCGAGGCGAAGGGCGCCGAAGGGCAAGGACTGCTCAGCGGATACACAGACAACTATTTACAGGTCGTGTTCCCCGGCGATTCGTCCCTGATCGGACAGGTCGTGAAGGTGCGCGTGCTGGAAGCGGGCGTCAACGAATGCAAGGGCGAGCGAATCGCCGAGCCGGCGCTGCCGGGCGCCGCTTCGTTTTAA
- a CDS encoding RsmE family RNA methyltransferase, with product MQRYFVTPEDMFEDQAIVRGDDAHHLMRVMRAEPGDQAIVSNGTNRECLAEVVELNKDRVLLRLVEERPMAGEPRVDVWIAQSLPKGDKLETVIQKGTEIGASAFLPFVSARTIVQYDAKKEAKRLERWRKIAKEAAEQAHRSKVPDVRDALKWSELLAVAERAQLALFCYEKEDGRGLKEALRGARLVEGGGPVLVIVGPEGGFTAEEAEEAERRGCVGVGLGRRILRTETAGLVAASCIFYETGEMGG from the coding sequence ATGCAGCGATATTTCGTAACCCCGGAAGATATGTTCGAGGATCAGGCGATCGTGCGCGGGGACGACGCGCATCATTTGATGCGGGTCATGCGCGCGGAGCCCGGCGATCAGGCGATCGTCAGCAACGGAACGAACCGCGAATGCCTCGCCGAAGTCGTCGAACTGAATAAAGATCGCGTGCTGCTAAGGCTCGTGGAGGAGCGGCCGATGGCGGGCGAGCCGCGCGTCGACGTCTGGATCGCGCAAAGCTTGCCGAAAGGCGACAAGCTCGAAACCGTCATCCAGAAGGGGACGGAGATCGGGGCGAGCGCCTTCCTGCCGTTCGTCTCCGCGCGCACCATCGTGCAGTACGACGCGAAGAAGGAAGCGAAGCGGCTCGAGCGGTGGCGCAAAATCGCCAAAGAAGCCGCGGAGCAGGCGCATCGGAGCAAAGTGCCCGACGTGCGCGACGCGCTGAAGTGGAGCGAGCTGCTCGCGGTCGCGGAGCGGGCGCAGCTCGCGCTGTTTTGCTACGAGAAAGAGGACGGACGCGGTCTGAAAGAGGCGCTGCGCGGCGCGCGGCTCGTCGAAGGCGGCGGCCCCGTGCTCGTCATCGTCGGCCCCGAAGGGGGCTTTACCGCGGAGGAAGCGGAAGAAGCCGAGCGTCGCGGCTGCGTTGGCGTCGGCCTCGGCCGGCGCATTTTGCGCACCGAGACGGCCGGACTCGTCGCGGCCAGCTGCATTTTTTACGAAACCGGCGAGATGGGAGGATAA
- a CDS encoding site-2 protease family protein — MEFLPFNFEHLPFQILAIIVAFTAHEFAHAYSAYKFGDPTAYKLGRVTLNPMPHISLLGFVFILLLGFGWARPVPVNRSNFKNPRLMSIVVSAVGPLSNLLVAFVTAAAAYALFATGALNDASLGAYKAVGLIFFYLVQINLLLFIFNLIPLPPLDGYRIVEDLAPRPLRLQMMKYEAWGVYIFLLIVFITPIYNVTIGPILSQVVRMLFWLLGLMASWFGNVVDWQTILA; from the coding sequence ATGGAATTCCTCCCCTTCAACTTCGAGCATTTGCCGTTCCAAATTCTCGCGATCATCGTCGCTTTCACGGCGCACGAGTTCGCGCACGCGTACTCCGCGTACAAGTTCGGCGATCCGACGGCGTATAAGCTCGGCCGCGTGACGCTCAATCCGATGCCGCACATCAGCCTGCTCGGGTTTGTGTTCATCCTGCTGCTCGGCTTCGGCTGGGCGCGGCCCGTGCCGGTCAACCGGTCGAATTTCAAAAACCCGCGGCTGATGAGCATCGTCGTCTCCGCGGTCGGCCCGCTCAGCAATTTGCTCGTGGCGTTCGTCACGGCGGCAGCCGCCTACGCGCTGTTCGCGACGGGCGCGTTGAACGACGCGTCGCTCGGCGCGTACAAAGCAGTCGGACTTATATTCTTTTATCTCGTACAGATCAATTTGCTGCTGTTTATTTTTAACCTGATCCCGCTGCCGCCGCTCGACGGGTACCGCATCGTCGAAGATTTGGCGCCGCGGCCGCTCAGGCTGCAGATGATGAAATACGAAGCGTGGGGCGTATACATTTTCCTGCTCATCGTCTTCATTACGCCGATCTATAACGTAACGATCGGGCCGATTTTGTCTCAGGTCGTCAGGATGCTGTTCTGGCTGCTCGGCCTGATGGCGTCCTGGTTCGGGAACGTCGTCGATTGGCAGACGATTCTCGCGTAG
- the prmA gene encoding 50S ribosomal protein L11 methyltransferase: MIWHELTIYTTEEASEAIADWLHAQGAGGVSIEESGSLDRERDTSLGQWYEKPLNDIPEGDALMKAYFSEDTDMDVIQDGLRALLRDLPGFGLDPGRGDITLASIEEDAWAESWKQYFKPTHVSERLVIKPTWETYEPKAHETVIELDPGMAFGTGTHATTALCMRTLEGVVKPGDHVIDVGTGSGILAVTAVRLGAERVLALDLDPVAVSSAKENAKLNGLSDQIEVQLSDLLGALKADEPTGVKLPVQVVVANILAEIIVTFVDDVYQALQPDGYYVASGIITSKEADVTDALLRAGFAMESRSEENGWVALVARKRG, from the coding sequence ATGATATGGCATGAATTAACGATATATACGACGGAGGAGGCGAGCGAGGCGATCGCGGATTGGCTGCATGCGCAGGGCGCCGGCGGCGTCTCCATCGAGGAGTCGGGCTCGCTCGACCGCGAGCGCGACACATCGCTCGGGCAGTGGTACGAGAAGCCGCTCAACGACATCCCGGAGGGCGACGCGCTGATGAAGGCGTATTTCTCCGAGGATACCGACATGGACGTCATTCAAGACGGGCTGCGAGCGCTGCTGCGCGACCTGCCTGGCTTCGGGCTCGACCCGGGCCGAGGCGACATTACGCTCGCATCGATCGAGGAAGACGCGTGGGCGGAGTCGTGGAAGCAGTACTTCAAGCCGACGCACGTGTCGGAGCGGCTCGTCATTAAGCCGACGTGGGAAACGTACGAGCCTAAAGCCCACGAGACGGTGATCGAGCTCGACCCGGGCATGGCGTTCGGCACCGGCACGCACGCGACGACGGCGCTGTGCATGCGGACGCTCGAGGGCGTCGTCAAGCCGGGCGATCACGTCATCGACGTCGGCACCGGCTCGGGCATTCTCGCCGTCACGGCGGTTCGCCTCGGCGCGGAGCGGGTGCTCGCGCTCGACCTCGATCCGGTCGCGGTATCGAGCGCGAAGGAGAACGCGAAGCTGAACGGCCTGAGCGACCAGATCGAGGTGCAGCTGAGCGATTTGCTGGGCGCGCTGAAGGCGGACGAACCGACGGGCGTGAAGCTGCCGGTGCAGGTCGTCGTCGCCAACATTCTCGCGGAAATTATCGTGACGTTCGTGGACGACGTGTATCAGGCGCTTCAGCCTGACGGCTATTACGTCGCTTCGGGCATCATCACGAGCAAGGAAGCCGACGTGACCGACGCGCTCCTTCGCGCCGGCTTCGCGATGGAATCGCGCAGCGAAGAGAACGGCTGGGTGGCGCTCGTCGCCAGGAAGCGGGGGTAA